The region TAAGTCCTCCGAATCTCGTTGCCCCGCACATAGGCCGATCTTACTTTGAATTCAAATTTTCTGCTGTGGTTTCCCGCCGATTGGCCGGTTTCCGAGGAACCATCAGGGAAAACAGGTTGTTAAGATTGAGCGTTTTTCGACTTTTTCGCCGCTATATGAGCGGTTGGACTGTTACTTTGTGCTCTAATCGTGTTGCGAACGACCCCAACGCAGCCTAGGTCGGGGCCTAAGGAACCAAGGGAGCCCTGTGTGCCTAAATCAAAGCGTATCGTTATCAAGATCGGATCGAGCCTGCTGGCCAATGCAGAATTGCTGACCCCACGGTGGGCGTTCATCCAACAATTGCTGAACGATGTGAAAACGCTCCGTGACGAAGGTTATGAAGTCCTCATCTGCTCATCCGGCGCCGTGGCCCTCGGATTGAGTGCGATCGGCGAGTCACCGGAGACAGCTGGTTTGCGGGACAAGCAGGCCGCGGCTGCCTGCGGCATGCCCATCCTGCTGAATGCCTACAAACAGGTTGCGCACGAGTACAGCTTCGACATCGCGCAGGTTCTGGTCACGTTGAAAGACCTGGAAGACCGCCGCCGTTTCCTGAACACGAAGAATACTGTGCACAGGCTGATACAGGCTGGCATCACGCCAATCGTCAACGAAAACGACTCCATCACGACGGAAGAAATCCGCGTCGGCGACAATGACAGGCTCGCAGCCAAGGTCGCCCAGATGGTTCAGGCCGAAACGCTTGTGATCCTCACCTGTGTGGATGGCCTTTATGACCGCAACCCGGAAGAACCCGGCGCCAAGCTGGTGGAAACCGTCAACGATGTGAATGAGTTCCTGGAAGTCACCAAAGGTGTAAGCAGCCTCGGCAGTGGGGGCATGCTGACCAAGATGCAGGCCGCCAATATGGCCCAGAATTCCGGCTGCACGACAATCATCGGAAACGGCGAAGCCGAGCGCCCTGTCACATCCCTGCTCGACGGAACGCGCAAGCACACCAAATGCATCGCCCACGACAAACCGGCCACCGACTGGACAACCTGGCTGACGGACCGCCTTCAGATGGCCGGCAGCATCGTCGTCCCCGAAACCGCGATCGACGCGCTTTGCCGAGGAGAACGCGGTCTGCTGCGTCAGGACATTCAATCGATCCAAGGCACATTTGTCCGCGGTGATGTGCTCCACATCTATGACGAACAAGGCAATGAACGGGCCCGCGGGCTGGCAAACTTCACAGCCGAGGAAACGCTCATTCTCGCGCGGAACAAGGAA is a window of Hyphomonas adhaerens MHS-3 DNA encoding:
- the proB gene encoding glutamate 5-kinase, translated to MPKSKRIVIKIGSSLLANAELLTPRWAFIQQLLNDVKTLRDEGYEVLICSSGAVALGLSAIGESPETAGLRDKQAAAACGMPILLNAYKQVAHEYSFDIAQVLVTLKDLEDRRRFLNTKNTVHRLIQAGITPIVNENDSITTEEIRVGDNDRLAAKVAQMVQAETLVILTCVDGLYDRNPEEPGAKLVETVNDVNEFLEVTKGVSSLGSGGMLTKMQAANMAQNSGCTTIIGNGEAERPVTSLLDGTRKHTKCIAHDKPATDWTTWLTDRLQMAGSIVVPETAIDALCRGERGLLRQDIQSIQGTFVRGDVLHIYDEQGNERARGLANFTAEETLILARNKEIPAKQLLGFQTNATIVSRDNIVVLDDRHIQWDTPSDDELEQIQES